The following coding sequences are from one Streptomyces sp. V3I7 window:
- a CDS encoding GreA/GreB family elongation factor, with protein MTTDPGPIGADARRALERELADLRTERDAVAKTLKDTDEPGTRADQADELERATELGRLDQRISEVTVRLQGADRSGPPPTDVVGMGSTVTVRFFDGTQSTIEIGEIAEASDPDLVTADSPLGRALLGRRAGETVSYTTPEGQSTAVVVSLGDGDGDGDGKG; from the coding sequence ATGACCACTGATCCGGGACCGATCGGCGCCGACGCCCGTCGCGCGCTCGAACGGGAACTCGCCGACCTGCGCACCGAACGGGACGCGGTCGCCAAGACCCTCAAGGACACGGACGAGCCCGGCACCCGGGCCGACCAGGCCGACGAGCTGGAGCGCGCCACCGAGCTCGGCCGCCTCGACCAGCGCATCTCCGAGGTCACCGTGCGGCTCCAGGGGGCCGACCGCTCTGGCCCGCCGCCCACCGACGTGGTCGGCATGGGCAGCACCGTGACCGTACGGTTCTTCGACGGCACGCAGTCCACGATCGAGATCGGCGAGATCGCCGAGGCGTCGGACCCCGACCTGGTCACCGCCGACAGCCCGCTCGGGAGGGCGCTGCTCGGCCGCCGCGCGGGGGAGACCGTCAGCTACACCACGCCCGAGGGGCAGTCGACGGCCGTGGTCGTCTCGCTCGGCGACGGCGACGGCGACGGAGACGGCAAGGGCTGA
- a CDS encoding GNAT family N-acetyltransferase, with amino-acid sequence MRSMNEGPRTKADITVHRPGELTAAQLGAWHRAMDESSEYANPFLAPEFAIGIGRHRRGARVAVLHERGEPVGFFPYERGTLGVGRAIGLGLSDCQALVHRPGFTWDAGELLHACGLSIFEFDHLVEEQRPFGAHVTGTFASPVIDVKPADGTYAEWLRGAYPGLGKTTLKKERRIGRDVGEVRFVFDERDPRMLRRLMRWKSAQYRRTGRMDRFSRPWIVDLVDHLFRLQEEHFTGVLSVLYAGDRPVAARFGPRSSTVLAAWFTAYDPELHYYSPGLLMHLRLTEGAARSGVTLLDLGRGDKEYKEWLKTRELRVGEGFAARPHPMAAAHRLWRRPVRGLRNTVLAHPRLREPADRLLRTVGTLRTNAASSRTPRG; translated from the coding sequence ATGCGATCCATGAACGAGGGTCCACGCACGAAGGCGGACATCACCGTCCACAGACCCGGCGAACTGACCGCGGCGCAGCTTGGGGCCTGGCACCGGGCGATGGACGAGTCATCCGAGTACGCCAACCCCTTTCTGGCGCCGGAGTTCGCGATCGGCATCGGCAGGCACCGCCGCGGGGCGCGGGTGGCGGTCCTGCACGAGAGAGGCGAACCGGTCGGCTTCTTCCCCTACGAACGGGGCACCCTGGGCGTCGGCCGGGCCATCGGCCTCGGACTGTCCGACTGCCAGGCGCTCGTCCACCGGCCCGGGTTCACCTGGGACGCCGGTGAACTCCTGCACGCCTGTGGGCTGTCCATCTTCGAGTTCGATCATCTCGTCGAGGAGCAGCGGCCGTTCGGCGCCCACGTCACCGGAACCTTCGCCTCACCGGTGATCGACGTGAAGCCCGCGGACGGCACCTACGCCGAGTGGCTGCGTGGTGCGTACCCCGGACTCGGCAAGACCACGCTGAAGAAGGAGCGCCGCATCGGGCGGGACGTCGGCGAGGTGCGGTTCGTCTTCGACGAGCGCGACCCGCGCATGCTGCGCCGGCTCATGCGGTGGAAGTCCGCCCAGTACCGCAGGACGGGGCGGATGGACCGGTTCTCCCGCCCCTGGATCGTCGATCTGGTGGACCATCTGTTCCGCCTCCAGGAGGAGCACTTCACCGGCGTCCTGTCCGTGCTCTACGCCGGGGACCGGCCCGTGGCCGCCCGCTTCGGCCCGCGATCGAGCACGGTGCTCGCCGCCTGGTTCACCGCGTACGACCCCGAACTCCACTACTACTCACCCGGGTTGCTGATGCACCTCAGGCTGACCGAGGGGGCGGCCCGCAGCGGGGTGACACTCCTCGACCTGGGGCGCGGGGACAAGGAGTACAAGGAGTGGCTCAAGACCCGTGAGCTGCGTGTGGGGGAGGGGTTCGCCGCGCGCCCCCATCCGATGGCGGCCGCGCACCGCCTGTGGCGCCGGCCGGTCCGCGGTCTGCGCAACACGGTGCTCGCCCACCCCCGGCTGCGCGAACCGGCCGACCGCCTCCTGAGGACGGTCGGCACGCTCCGCACCAACGCCGCCTCCTCCCGTACGCCCCGCGGCTGA
- a CDS encoding PfkB family carbohydrate kinase: MRPVAEERPQGFQGSQGPRGLFVGLCTLDVIQLVDHVPEYDEKLTAHDQVVAAGGPAANAAAVFSALGGRATLLTGIGRHPLGLSARADLEGLGVTVTDLAAGVTEPPAVSSILVTAATGRRAVASTNAGRHQLAPPDGLDALVAACDIVELDGHHRELALATAELARAIGRPTLLDGGSWKDGTDKLLPAVDVAVCSADFHPPGTRTPEDVLTYLHDRGVTWAAVSRGGEPLLWSGPGGKGVVDVPPTKVVDTLGAGDALHGAFAHHWARAPRADTAAFTAALARATEVASRSCAEFGTRAWLPSRSLRNS, encoded by the coding sequence GTGCGACCGGTGGCGGAGGAACGCCCTCAGGGGTTTCAGGGCTCCCAGGGGCCTCGGGGCCTGTTCGTCGGCCTGTGCACCCTGGACGTCATCCAGTTGGTGGACCACGTACCGGAGTACGACGAGAAGCTGACCGCTCATGACCAGGTCGTGGCCGCGGGCGGTCCCGCCGCCAACGCGGCCGCCGTCTTCAGCGCCCTGGGCGGCCGGGCGACGCTCCTCACCGGCATCGGCCGTCACCCGCTGGGGCTGAGCGCCCGGGCCGATCTGGAGGGCCTGGGCGTGACGGTGACGGACCTGGCGGCCGGTGTGACCGAGCCGCCCGCCGTCTCCTCGATCCTCGTGACGGCCGCGACCGGCCGGCGCGCGGTCGCCTCCACCAACGCCGGGCGCCACCAACTCGCCCCGCCGGACGGCCTCGACGCCCTCGTGGCCGCCTGCGACATCGTGGAGCTGGACGGCCACCACCGGGAACTGGCGCTCGCAACCGCCGAGTTGGCCCGAGCGATCGGCCGCCCCACCCTGCTGGACGGCGGCAGCTGGAAGGACGGCACCGACAAGCTGCTCCCCGCCGTCGACGTAGCCGTCTGCTCGGCCGACTTCCACCCGCCCGGGACGCGGACCCCCGAGGACGTGCTGACGTACCTGCACGATCGCGGAGTGACCTGGGCGGCCGTCAGCCGTGGCGGAGAACCCCTGCTGTGGTCGGGCCCTGGCGGCAAGGGAGTTGTCGACGTGCCGCCGACGAAAGTGGTGGACACCCTCGGCGCCGGTGACGCGCTGCACGGGGCGTTCGCCCACCACTGGGCGCGGGCCCCGCGCGCCGACACCGCCGCCTTCACCGCGGCGCTCGCCCGGGCGACCGAGGTGGCGTCGCGGTCCTGCGCCGAGTTCGGTACGCGTGCCTGGCTGCCCTCCCGCTCCCTCCGGAACTCTTGA